A single genomic interval of Sphingopyxis sp. CCNWLW2 harbors:
- a CDS encoding phasin family protein: MATKMDSAEKAFEAATLETPAKPVATPAAPVVAAPAAEKTATPVKTKIVKAKAKPVQKKAAKPAAKKAAPKTAAKTIAPQTKVAPKPVAAATKGFKTMNDTVKKFADEAKTRAEALTADFNEKAKEAMSKTSKLAEDAVEFNKANVEALVEAGKIAAKGIETLGQEGVTYARKSFEDTTAALKGYTAVKTPADFFKLYAENSKKAFDAAVAQTSKTSELVVKLTNDSFAPISNRVSVITSKMKAA, encoded by the coding sequence ATGGCTACCAAGATGGATAGTGCCGAAAAGGCTTTCGAAGCCGCGACGCTGGAAACCCCCGCCAAGCCGGTGGCGACTCCGGCGGCCCCGGTTGTTGCTGCTCCGGCAGCCGAAAAGACCGCGACGCCCGTGAAGACCAAGATCGTCAAGGCGAAGGCCAAGCCGGTCCAAAAGAAAGCCGCAAAGCCGGCAGCAAAGAAGGCCGCTCCCAAGACGGCTGCGAAGACCATTGCACCCCAGACCAAGGTCGCGCCGAAGCCGGTCGCTGCCGCCACCAAAGGATTCAAGACCATGAACGACACCGTCAAGAAGTTCGCCGACGAAGCGAAGACCCGCGCCGAAGCCCTGACCGCCGACTTCAACGAGAAGGCCAAGGAAGCGATGAGCAAGACCAGCAAGCTTGCTGAAGACGCCGTCGAATTCAACAAGGCGAACGTCGAAGCGCTTGTCGAAGCCGGCAAGATCGCTGCCAAGGGCATCGAAACGCTCGGCCAGGAAGGCGTGACCTATGCTCGCAAGAGCTTTGAAGACACGACCGCCGCGCTGAAGGGCTACACCGCCGTCAAGACCCCGGCCGACTTCTTCAAGCTCTATGCCGAAAACAGCAAGAAGGCGTTCGACGCCGCTGTTGCGCAGACCTCGAAGACCAGCGAACTCGTCGTCAAGCTGACGAACGACAGCTTCGCGCCGATCTCGAACCGCGTTTCGGTCATCACTTCGAAGATGAAGGCCGCCTAA
- the clpS gene encoding ATP-dependent Clp protease adapter ClpS → MFPVSTTQPVRAMADKDDGSPGTPGVGIATRTRAKAKKPSMYKVLLLNDDYTPMEFVVMVLQRFFNMDIEQATQVMLHVHQQGVGVCGVFSYEVAETKVNQVMDAARQNQHPLQCTLEKA, encoded by the coding sequence ATGTTTCCCGTTTCGACCACCCAGCCTGTCCGCGCCATGGCGGACAAGGACGATGGCTCGCCCGGCACCCCCGGCGTCGGCATCGCGACGCGTACACGCGCGAAGGCCAAAAAGCCCTCGATGTACAAGGTGCTGCTGCTCAACGACGATTACACGCCGATGGAATTCGTCGTGATGGTGCTCCAGCGCTTCTTCAACATGGACATCGAACAGGCGACGCAGGTGATGCTGCACGTTCACCAGCAGGGCGTCGGCGTGTGCGGTGTGTTCAGCTATGAAGTCGCCGAGACCAAGGTGAACCAGGTGATGGACGCCGCCCGGCAGAACCAGCACCCGCTGCAATGCACGCTGGAAAAAGCCTGA
- a CDS encoding winged helix-turn-helix transcriptional regulator, with protein MPKRADLSDTFCPVGRSAELLGDRAVLLILRELLFGRRRFELIAANTGLGPQLVSARLKMLVAEEIAERRAYSDRPLRHDYWLTDKGKALFDVLYAMRNWSERWAYAPGETGDGPAIRYVHRACGADVGTAKICPGCGAELGYGDLKGEPSPALRAEQVSRTS; from the coding sequence ATGCCCAAACGCGCGGATCTGTCGGACACATTCTGCCCCGTCGGCCGCTCCGCCGAGCTGCTCGGCGACCGCGCGGTGTTGCTGATCCTGCGCGAATTGCTCTTCGGACGGCGGCGCTTCGAACTGATCGCGGCGAACACGGGGCTGGGGCCGCAACTCGTCTCCGCGCGGCTCAAGATGCTGGTTGCCGAGGAGATTGCCGAACGCCGTGCTTACAGCGACCGCCCGTTACGCCACGATTATTGGCTGACCGACAAGGGCAAGGCGCTGTTCGATGTGCTGTACGCGATGCGCAACTGGTCCGAACGCTGGGCCTATGCGCCGGGCGAAACGGGCGACGGGCCCGCGATCCGCTATGTCCATCGGGCGTGCGGCGCCGATGTCGGGACGGCGAAAATCTGTCCGGGGTGCGGCGCGGAGCTAGGCTATGGCGATTTGAAAGGCGAACCGTCGCCGGCGCTCAGGGCCGAGCAGGTCTCGCGAACGAGTTAG
- a CDS encoding SDR family oxidoreductase: MPNPAAVIIGAGDATGGAIARAFAAEGLTACVNRRTRNADQLEALAQSIRDEGYQARAFPADARNEDDMIALFDQVEAEVGPVEVAVFNIGANVNFPITETTVRVYTKVWEMACLGGFLMGREAAKHMAPRGRGTIIFTGATASLRGGSGFSAFSGAKGALRMLAQSMARELGPQGIHVAHTIIDGAIDTDFIKGRHPDFDNAKAQDLILNPAAIAANYVVLHKQPKSAWTHELDLRPWGEKW; this comes from the coding sequence ATGCCCAACCCCGCAGCTGTCATTATCGGAGCCGGAGACGCCACCGGCGGCGCCATCGCCCGCGCCTTTGCCGCCGAGGGGCTCACCGCCTGCGTCAACCGCCGGACACGCAACGCCGACCAGCTCGAAGCGCTCGCGCAGTCGATCCGCGACGAAGGGTATCAGGCGCGCGCCTTCCCCGCCGATGCCCGCAACGAGGATGACATGATCGCGCTGTTCGATCAGGTCGAGGCCGAGGTCGGCCCGGTCGAGGTCGCGGTGTTCAACATCGGCGCCAATGTGAACTTTCCGATCACCGAAACGACGGTGCGCGTTTACACCAAGGTCTGGGAAATGGCGTGCCTCGGCGGTTTCCTGATGGGACGCGAAGCCGCGAAACACATGGCGCCGCGCGGCCGCGGCACGATCATCTTCACCGGCGCGACCGCGAGCCTGCGCGGCGGATCGGGCTTTTCCGCTTTCTCGGGTGCCAAAGGCGCGCTGCGTATGCTCGCCCAGTCGATGGCGCGCGAGCTGGGGCCGCAGGGCATCCACGTCGCGCACACAATCATCGACGGCGCGATCGACACCGATTTCATCAAGGGCCGCCATCCCGATTTCGACAATGCCAAGGCGCAGGACCTGATCCTCAATCCGGCCGCGATCGCCGCCAATTATGTGGTGCTCCACAAGCAGCCGAAAAGCGCGTGGACGCACGAACTCGACCTCCGTCCCTGGGGAGAAAAATGGTGA
- a CDS encoding 2-hydroxychromene-2-carboxylate isomerase — MVTKSLELIFDFGSPNAYLCMKALPELLDRTGADLVITPCLLGGIFKATGNKAPMVQYADAPAKLAYENLEMRRFIDRHGLTKFRINPHFPVNTLTIMRDAIVAEDEGTLDDYVDAVNRAMWEEGLKMDDPEVIAAFLSANGFDGPAMLARTQEPEIKAKLVQNTDAAVARGVFGIPTFFVGGEIFFGKDRLAQVEEALA, encoded by the coding sequence ATGGTGACCAAATCGCTCGAACTCATTTTCGATTTCGGCAGCCCCAATGCCTATCTTTGCATGAAGGCGCTGCCCGAACTGCTCGACCGCACCGGCGCCGACCTGGTCATCACGCCCTGCCTGCTCGGCGGCATCTTCAAGGCGACGGGCAACAAGGCGCCGATGGTGCAATATGCCGACGCGCCTGCGAAGCTCGCCTATGAAAACCTCGAAATGCGACGCTTCATCGATAGGCACGGCCTCACGAAATTCCGCATCAACCCCCACTTCCCCGTCAACACGCTAACGATCATGCGCGATGCGATCGTCGCCGAGGATGAGGGCACGCTCGACGACTATGTCGACGCGGTGAACCGGGCGATGTGGGAGGAAGGGCTGAAAATGGACGACCCCGAGGTCATCGCGGCATTCCTTTCGGCGAACGGCTTCGACGGCCCCGCGATGCTCGCGCGAACGCAGGAGCCCGAGATCAAGGCGAAGCTGGTCCAGAACACCGACGCAGCGGTCGCACGCGGTGTGTTCGGCATTCCGACCTTCTTCGTCGGCGGCGAAATCTTCTTCGGCAAGGACCGGCTCGCGCAGGTCGAGGAAGCGCTCGCTTAA
- a CDS encoding DMT family transporter, which yields MRNAGPAAALWSRAYLLLTLTALFWAGNSIVGRAARDLVPPAALSFWRWTIALALLLPLAWPHLRRDWPALRTSWPIVMILGALAIGAFNILLYTGLQSTTALNSMLIQSAQPALILIIGALVMGDGTSLRQVAGVPISLAGVLIIIGRGDPGIVWAMRFNIGDAIIGVAVILWALYSVLLRRRPPVHPLSFLAASIMVGIVVIVPVYALELASGRLIVPVAGSALAIAYVSVFPSFLAYLFFNRGVELIGSAATGQYMNVMPLMGAGLAMLFLGEMLHLFHIIGLALIVAGILVAGRPSQPAAQA from the coding sequence ATGCGAAACGCCGGCCCGGCTGCGGCGCTCTGGTCGCGGGCCTATCTGCTGCTGACGCTCACCGCGCTTTTCTGGGCGGGCAATTCGATCGTCGGGCGCGCCGCGCGCGACCTCGTGCCGCCGGCGGCGCTGTCCTTCTGGCGCTGGACCATCGCGCTCGCACTGCTGCTCCCGCTGGCCTGGCCGCACCTCCGGCGCGACTGGCCGGCACTGCGGACAAGCTGGCCGATCGTCATGATCTTGGGCGCGCTGGCGATCGGCGCGTTCAACATCCTGCTCTACACCGGCCTGCAAAGCACCACCGCGCTCAATTCGATGCTGATTCAGTCGGCGCAGCCGGCGCTGATCCTGATCATCGGGGCGCTGGTGATGGGCGACGGTACGAGCTTGCGCCAGGTCGCGGGCGTGCCGATCTCGCTCGCGGGCGTGCTTATCATCATCGGCCGCGGCGATCCCGGGATAGTGTGGGCGATGCGGTTCAATATCGGCGATGCGATCATCGGCGTCGCGGTAATCTTGTGGGCGCTCTATTCGGTGCTGCTCCGCCGGCGGCCGCCGGTCCATCCGCTCAGCTTTCTGGCGGCCTCGATCATGGTCGGCATCGTCGTCATCGTGCCGGTCTATGCGCTCGAACTTGCGTCGGGCCGACTGATCGTCCCGGTGGCTGGGAGCGCGCTGGCGATCGCCTATGTCTCGGTTTTTCCATCCTTCCTCGCCTATCTCTTCTTCAATCGCGGGGTCGAACTGATCGGCTCGGCGGCGACGGGGCAGTATATGAATGTGATGCCGCTAATGGGTGCGGGGTTGGCGATGCTGTTCCTTGGCGAAATGCTGCACCTGTTCCACATCATCGGGCTGGCGCTGATCGTCGCCGGCATATTGGTCGCCGGGCGACCGTCACAGCCCGCAGCGCAGGCTTAA
- a CDS encoding DUF3011 domain-containing protein → MRNPVVAIITSLSLVGTQLTLPVAAQTRPWPPTGGPQIQPPRPDPGYGYAGTIRCESRGNREQRCYVRTDNRVEIQRILGGDCARGRGWGYGSDHIWVTGGCRAEFGYGYANDGGYPTPLPQPVDDYAGIMNCESWNRNYQQCNVRTNDRVELTRRLGGKCNAGRQWGYTSDYIWVDKGCRAEFGYGYRNVRPPEKDKDKGPSTGLIIGGIVVAGGLLALLASKKKKKPDGTTEESATTHPPQGPATLSANLSGLPSAARPSVQNCMTDAARQIGITGGTRLSYDKLVSLEQGNGGWRIRATMTATYPDGAKQVEMYCRATPSEIIQLDFT, encoded by the coding sequence ATGCGGAATCCTGTCGTCGCGATCATCACCTCGCTTTCACTGGTCGGAACGCAGCTGACGCTTCCCGTCGCCGCGCAGACCCGGCCCTGGCCGCCCACCGGCGGGCCGCAGATCCAGCCGCCCCGACCCGACCCCGGTTATGGTTATGCCGGAACGATCCGCTGCGAATCGCGCGGCAATCGCGAACAGCGCTGCTATGTGCGGACGGACAATCGTGTCGAAATCCAGCGCATCCTCGGCGGCGATTGCGCGCGCGGGCGCGGCTGGGGCTATGGCAGCGACCATATCTGGGTGACCGGCGGCTGCCGCGCCGAATTCGGCTATGGCTATGCGAATGATGGTGGCTACCCGACCCCGCTGCCGCAGCCGGTCGACGATTATGCGGGCATAATGAACTGCGAATCTTGGAATCGCAATTATCAGCAGTGCAATGTCCGGACGAATGACCGCGTCGAACTCACGCGCAGGCTCGGCGGCAAGTGCAACGCAGGGCGGCAATGGGGTTACACCAGCGATTATATCTGGGTCGACAAGGGGTGCCGCGCCGAATTCGGCTATGGCTACCGGAATGTGCGGCCGCCCGAAAAAGACAAGGACAAAGGGCCGAGCACCGGGCTGATCATAGGCGGCATCGTGGTTGCGGGCGGGCTGCTCGCCCTGCTCGCGAGCAAGAAAAAGAAGAAACCCGACGGCACGACCGAAGAAAGCGCGACGACGCATCCGCCGCAGGGGCCCGCGACGCTGAGCGCGAACCTCAGCGGCCTGCCGAGCGCGGCGCGGCCGTCGGTGCAGAATTGCATGACCGATGCGGCGCGGCAGATCGGTATCACCGGCGGGACGCGGCTGTCCTATGACAAGCTGGTGTCGCTCGAACAGGGCAATGGCGGCTGGCGCATTCGTGCGACGATGACCGCGACCTATCCCGACGGCGCAAAGCAGGTCGAGATGTATTGCCGCGCGACGCCCAGCGAGATCATCCAGCTCGACTTTACCTGA